One genomic region from Sphingobacterium multivorum encodes:
- a CDS encoding CsbD family protein, producing MSELTWKGRWNEIKGKVKQQYADLTDDDLLYAEGKEDELVGKLQKKTGKTQDEVNSWLNGL from the coding sequence ATGAGCGAATTAACTTGGAAAGGTCGTTGGAACGAAATTAAAGGTAAGGTTAAACAGCAATATGCAGACCTTACAGATGATGATTTACTATATGCAGAAGGCAAAGAAGATGAGTTGGTGGGTAAACTTCAAAAGAAAACAGGTAAGACACAAGATGAGGTGAATAGCTGGTTGAACGGTTTGTAG
- a CDS encoding PA2169 family four-helix-bundle protein, whose product MKSNQNDPNILNDLIKINNDRIEGYKLAVDLANEQGEGAREAVFNQLAAQSEKFITELSPLVEFAGQYATDRTKLSGELFRLWMVIKSKLSGGNMQSLLEQCERGEAAFREVYEKALAEENKLSVGAKNLIQIQLSQQREAHENIKILCNGSK is encoded by the coding sequence ATGAAAAGTAATCAGAACGACCCCAATATTTTAAATGACCTTATTAAAATCAATAATGACCGCATCGAAGGATACAAGCTGGCGGTTGATCTGGCCAACGAGCAGGGTGAAGGTGCCCGGGAGGCTGTTTTTAACCAGCTCGCTGCGCAGTCTGAAAAATTTATTACTGAACTCAGTCCGCTGGTTGAGTTTGCCGGTCAATACGCCACGGATCGGACGAAACTGAGCGGCGAACTTTTCCGGCTGTGGATGGTGATCAAATCCAAATTATCGGGCGGCAATATGCAGTCTTTGTTGGAGCAATGTGAGCGGGGTGAGGCGGCTTTCCGTGAAGTTTATGAAAAAGCGCTAGCGGAGGAAAACAAGCTATCCGTTGGGGCCAAAAACCTGATCCAAATACAGCTCAGCCAGCAGCGCGAAGCCCATGAAAATATTAAAATCCTGTGTAACGGCAGCAAGTAG
- a CDS encoding PRC-barrel domain-containing protein produces the protein MALEEKNYNHLIELGGSDFEIVDGEPDIRGWKVKNEAGQLIGRVDDLLFDPESQQVRYIIVDLNDAEFVVEDDKKVLVPIGLASLYDGTKIQASNDEAYPTPPVEPINHSVIFTVDEIPTEEPATDYLYNPADDGEVVVISISEDQAIRLPAYQPDQLDPETELSVRHVFEGTGDVGFIVSANNYDPAEFYQHYHFSEDTFYSRGQQTETLPSDQTQRTRRVAARYDQNRGHEPGTIDNNEL, from the coding sequence ATGGCATTAGAAGAAAAAAACTATAATCATTTGATTGAACTCGGTGGAAGCGATTTTGAAATTGTCGATGGCGAACCTGATATCCGCGGCTGGAAAGTTAAAAATGAGGCCGGTCAGCTGATCGGCAGGGTCGATGATCTGCTCTTTGATCCTGAAAGCCAACAGGTCCGTTATATCATTGTTGATCTCAATGATGCCGAATTTGTTGTGGAAGACGATAAGAAAGTATTGGTGCCGATAGGCCTTGCGTCGCTCTACGACGGCACAAAGATTCAGGCGAGCAATGATGAAGCCTACCCCACCCCGCCCGTCGAACCCATCAATCATAGCGTGATCTTTACTGTAGATGAAATTCCCACGGAAGAACCCGCCACCGATTATTTGTATAATCCTGCCGATGATGGTGAAGTCGTGGTCATCTCCATTAGCGAAGATCAGGCTATCCGACTGCCGGCTTACCAACCTGATCAGCTCGATCCGGAGACGGAACTAAGCGTCCGGCATGTGTTTGAAGGAACCGGTGATGTGGGCTTTATCGTGAGCGCCAACAATTATGATCCAGCCGAATTTTACCAGCATTATCACTTTAGTGAAGATACGTTCTACAGCCGGGGACAGCAGACCGAAACTCTTCCTTCGGATCAGACGCAGCGTACGCGAAGGGTAGCTGCGCGCTATGACCAAAACAGGGGACATGAACCCGGCACAATCGATAACAACGAACTTTAG
- a CDS encoding YihY/virulence factor BrkB family protein, which translates to MDVKKEKKSRLQTYWTILKNTVSGFINEDSMKYSASLSYYTVFSIGPILVLMIALAGIFYGAEAIQGKVFAELNGLVGNSAAKQIEEVIQNLQLSGKSNMALVISLVTLIIGATTVFGDMQNSINKIWHVRPKPKKGWLKLIQDRLLSSSLVIGLGFLLVVTLIVNGIILALTGQLQRYFPEITVVLMNLINFVISFVVIVVLFSVIFKTLPDVNIQWKTVRAGALFTAILFVIGRYLIGIYLERSATQDTYGAAGSFVLILLWVYYTAAILYFGAIFTREYATEMEIPIEPSEFAVHVETQEIERNVDEIPPAPLDSEENTIDKTT; encoded by the coding sequence ATGGATGTTAAAAAGGAAAAGAAAAGCAGACTACAGACCTATTGGACCATACTGAAAAATACAGTATCGGGATTTATTAATGAAGACTCCATGAAATATAGTGCTTCATTATCGTATTATACGGTTTTTTCCATTGGTCCCATATTGGTATTGATGATCGCACTAGCCGGTATATTTTATGGTGCCGAAGCCATTCAGGGAAAGGTTTTTGCCGAACTGAACGGTTTGGTGGGCAATAGCGCCGCCAAACAGATTGAAGAGGTCATTCAGAACCTCCAGCTGTCGGGCAAATCCAATATGGCGTTGGTGATCAGCTTGGTGACCCTGATTATCGGGGCAACTACGGTTTTCGGCGATATGCAAAACTCCATCAATAAAATATGGCATGTGCGCCCAAAACCAAAAAAGGGCTGGTTAAAACTGATTCAGGACCGACTGCTATCCTCCTCGCTCGTTATTGGACTGGGCTTCCTGTTGGTGGTCACCTTGATTGTTAATGGGATAATCTTGGCCTTGACAGGTCAGCTGCAGCGGTACTTTCCGGAAATAACGGTCGTGCTGATGAACCTGATCAATTTTGTCATCTCCTTTGTGGTTATCGTCGTCCTCTTTAGCGTGATCTTTAAAACCTTGCCCGATGTCAATATTCAATGGAAAACTGTTCGGGCGGGCGCGCTATTTACGGCTATATTATTTGTTATCGGTCGTTACCTGATCGGCATCTATTTAGAACGTTCGGCCACGCAGGATACCTACGGTGCGGCGGGTTCCTTTGTGCTCATCCTGCTGTGGGTATATTATACTGCAGCGATTCTCTATTTCGGTGCGATTTTTACGCGGGAGTATGCGACGGAAATGGAAATACCGATTGAACCTTCAGAATTCGCGGTGCATGTGGAGACGCAGGAAATCGAGCGAAATGTGGATGAAATTCCACCGGCACCACTTGATTCCGAGGAAAACACCATTGATAAAACAACGTAA
- a CDS encoding LytR/AlgR family response regulator transcription factor, with the protein MDTIKKLLKQEGRLRKIRVAIVDDDPDIVDDLKGYVDLTDGVECAYTTTNPKEILVALRTLKLDVLFLDIEMPIVGGLDILGQLAGLKRCNPGIANLQVVVCSTNREVGDKMYHYEVTDYFLKPFERERYYTAINKVKDRIKGMGLNDLDDDNICFFYGERGAAKKRLNYDEIRYVEAKDEHTWIWLDAKNYIEVNEAFGDIVSWLPKSGFAQVHRSFVVSLRHVIGITNKHVLLPDIEINRGEKGKYKYFYQWIDANTIKGKFRRYGIDRSY; encoded by the coding sequence ATGGATACGATAAAAAAACTATTGAAACAAGAAGGGCGGCTTCGAAAAATCCGGGTCGCCATTGTTGACGATGATCCCGATATCGTTGATGATCTCAAAGGATACGTGGACTTGACGGATGGCGTTGAATGTGCATATACGACAACAAATCCAAAGGAAATCTTGGTCGCATTGCGCACGCTAAAACTGGATGTGCTGTTTTTGGACATTGAAATGCCCATCGTGGGTGGCCTTGATATTTTGGGGCAGCTTGCGGGTCTCAAACGCTGTAATCCGGGTATTGCCAATCTGCAGGTTGTGGTTTGCAGTACCAATAGAGAGGTTGGCGATAAAATGTACCATTATGAGGTGACGGATTATTTTCTTAAACCTTTTGAGCGAGAGCGTTATTATACAGCGATCAATAAGGTAAAGGACAGAATCAAAGGAATGGGCCTAAATGATCTCGATGATGACAATATCTGCTTTTTCTATGGGGAGCGCGGTGCAGCCAAGAAAAGACTGAATTATGATGAAATCCGCTATGTGGAAGCTAAGGACGAGCATACCTGGATATGGCTGGATGCTAAAAACTATATCGAGGTCAATGAGGCCTTTGGCGATATCGTCTCCTGGTTGCCCAAGTCGGGCTTTGCACAGGTGCACCGTAGTTTTGTGGTGTCGCTCAGGCATGTGATCGGGATTACAAACAAACATGTGCTGCTCCCCGATATTGAAATCAATCGGGGAGAGAAAGGGAAATACAAATATTTTTACCAATGGATTGACGCGAATACAATCAAAGGGAAATTCCGGCGTTATGGTATCGACCGTAGTTATTGA
- a CDS encoding SusC/RagA family TonB-linked outer membrane protein codes for MKELLTNKKPRDRMGNFDLLKAGMSVGILVMSICHGQDSFAKGRPESEKIFAIQWSYKGGLNSKAQAVLIEGTVRNKKGERLSGVTILSKEDSKIGTKTDDEGHFSIRVADRSTLIVRHVNYRNLEISVNGTQKNVEIVLDDNDIALDQVVVVGFGTTSVKKNSTAIASFDAKTIENLPFGDMGSALQGRIPGVIVQQGSAEPGQNGASISIRGNGTPLYVIDGFISTQQQFFSLNKADIKSMTILKDAASTAVYGMNAGNGVVLITTKQGDSGKLNVNYQANFGFNTPSYQTKRMDAYQYATAINNLNQALGMGINSFKTTEEMEDIKNNLSNFTNWEKELTRRFVPQQDHTLSLNGGSEKLRFFGSLNAFSQEGIYKAKSLNYHRYTYRSNVSSNFDKIGLKLDFNVNGYIRNEDYPPASAYTIYSRLRDRNPFEKPFTSSGQISNQFDNPALALLSPGYIKLKTVYNQLSGALNWNVPWVEGLSLGFNGNFNIESQDRVDWVETATYYDEQGNATKEDPTNISVGRSSYMTQNFDVNFRADYRRTFGDGHNVEATLVQNMRQYYSNALNAGSRGFYTTAIKQIQKGDAELITASNTEGKQAWMGYVGKFHYDYKQRYIFDFAGRYDGSDNFISTKRWGFFPSFSVGWALSEENFFKDIKAKNVLTYLKLRGSYGQIGLNDADHWAYAYLATYNYNTNGYVVDGKLVNTVTPGAQPSINMTWYTRSKYNIGADFALFGNKVDGALDYFFEKTKGYLAADNSYRYTDPIGYTLPLVVTDAEDRKEGLDGFIKYKDKIGNVDFNAGFNFTYYKSFAFKTNEDSVTLANPRIRQQGNYYGYVGTGYVGAQFYTNPQDILNNPKRETSTDLRPGDLWYQDVNGDGKIDGQDQVRYGHNSSPTFVYGVDLGVSYKGFNVQSTIQGTGMKQNYFSNVAMGSEGERRLDFQFQNDNWSPSNPNATMPRPGNASLNNNNNYSSSDFWARNTYYVRLKSLTLSYDFKYSIMKSQQWMNNLTLFVSGVNLLAFGPSVKYGDPESNTFDGYAYPMMRTYSAGFLLGF; via the coding sequence ATGAAAGAACTGTTGACCAATAAAAAGCCTAGGGATCGTATGGGCAATTTTGACCTGTTGAAGGCTGGAATGAGCGTAGGGATACTTGTCATGTCTATTTGCCATGGACAGGATTCATTTGCCAAGGGACGGCCCGAAAGTGAAAAAATATTTGCCATCCAATGGTCTTATAAAGGCGGATTGAACAGTAAGGCACAAGCGGTCCTGATCGAAGGCACCGTGCGGAATAAAAAAGGCGAACGACTGTCTGGTGTAACGATATTGTCTAAAGAGGATAGTAAAATCGGAACAAAAACTGACGATGAAGGCCACTTTTCCATCCGTGTAGCTGACCGCTCGACCTTGATTGTTCGCCATGTAAATTATAGAAATCTAGAAATCTCTGTTAACGGGACGCAAAAGAACGTAGAAATTGTCTTAGATGATAATGATATCGCCTTGGATCAGGTCGTTGTGGTTGGTTTTGGTACGACCAGTGTGAAGAAAAACTCTACTGCCATCGCTTCTTTTGATGCGAAAACAATTGAAAATTTGCCCTTTGGAGACATGGGATCGGCTTTGCAGGGAAGAATTCCCGGAGTGATTGTGCAGCAAGGCTCGGCCGAACCGGGGCAAAATGGTGCTAGTATTTCCATTCGTGGCAATGGCACACCGCTTTATGTAATTGATGGATTTATCTCTACACAACAGCAGTTTTTTAGCCTCAATAAAGCGGATATCAAATCGATGACGATTTTGAAAGATGCGGCCTCAACAGCAGTGTATGGGATGAATGCCGGAAATGGGGTTGTGCTGATTACCACCAAACAGGGCGATTCGGGTAAACTCAATGTCAACTATCAGGCAAACTTTGGCTTTAATACCCCTTCCTACCAAACCAAACGCATGGATGCCTATCAATATGCCACAGCGATCAACAACCTGAATCAGGCTTTGGGAATGGGAATTAACTCCTTCAAGACGACGGAAGAAATGGAGGATATCAAAAACAATCTCAGTAACTTTACCAACTGGGAAAAAGAGTTGACGCGTAGGTTTGTGCCGCAACAAGACCATACGCTTTCGCTGAACGGGGGTAGTGAAAAACTGCGTTTCTTTGGTAGCCTCAACGCCTTTAGTCAAGAGGGTATTTATAAAGCCAAATCACTAAATTATCACCGGTATACTTATCGGAGTAATGTGTCGAGCAACTTCGATAAAATCGGACTGAAACTCGATTTCAATGTCAATGGATACATCCGAAATGAGGATTATCCCCCGGCAAGTGCCTATACAATCTATAGTAGGCTACGTGATCGTAATCCTTTTGAAAAACCTTTTACATCCAGCGGCCAGATATCCAACCAGTTTGACAATCCAGCTTTGGCACTGTTGAGCCCCGGTTATATCAAGTTAAAGACGGTGTATAATCAACTATCGGGGGCACTCAACTGGAACGTCCCATGGGTCGAAGGATTGAGCCTCGGATTTAATGGGAATTTTAACATCGAATCTCAGGATCGTGTAGACTGGGTCGAAACGGCTACCTATTACGATGAACAGGGGAATGCCACAAAAGAAGATCCTACAAATATTAGTGTCGGACGTTCTTCTTACATGACCCAGAACTTTGACGTCAATTTCAGAGCCGATTATCGGCGGACATTTGGTGATGGTCACAATGTGGAAGCAACCCTGGTTCAAAACATGCGTCAGTATTATAGTAATGCCCTGAATGCGGGCTCCCGGGGCTTTTACACGACAGCGATCAAGCAGATCCAAAAAGGTGATGCAGAGTTGATCACAGCGAGCAATACCGAAGGCAAACAGGCGTGGATGGGTTATGTGGGTAAGTTTCACTATGATTATAAACAGCGTTATATTTTTGATTTTGCCGGACGTTATGACGGTTCCGACAATTTTATATCGACCAAAAGATGGGGTTTCTTCCCTTCATTTTCTGTTGGTTGGGCGCTGTCTGAGGAAAACTTCTTCAAAGATATAAAGGCCAAAAATGTCTTGACTTATTTGAAGCTGAGGGGCTCTTACGGGCAAATTGGTCTCAATGATGCGGATCACTGGGCATATGCTTATCTCGCCACCTACAACTACAATACAAATGGTTATGTGGTGGATGGGAAGTTGGTCAATACAGTTACTCCTGGTGCACAGCCAAGTATAAATATGACTTGGTATACGCGTTCGAAATACAATATAGGAGCAGATTTTGCCCTATTTGGAAATAAGGTCGATGGTGCATTGGACTATTTCTTTGAAAAGACCAAAGGTTATCTCGCCGCCGATAATTCCTATCGCTATACAGATCCAATCGGGTATACACTTCCGCTGGTGGTGACCGATGCCGAAGACCGGAAAGAAGGACTTGATGGTTTTATCAAATACAAAGACAAGATTGGCAACGTCGATTTTAACGCTGGATTTAACTTTACCTATTATAAATCGTTTGCCTTTAAAACTAATGAGGACAGTGTCACTTTGGCTAATCCGCGGATTCGTCAACAGGGTAATTACTATGGCTACGTGGGTACTGGTTATGTGGGGGCGCAGTTCTATACGAATCCACAGGATATTCTGAATAATCCCAAACGCGAAACTTCTACCGATCTTAGGCCTGGGGATCTCTGGTACCAAGATGTCAATGGCGATGGTAAGATTGATGGGCAGGATCAGGTGCGTTATGGACATAATTCGAGTCCCACTTTCGTTTACGGGGTAGATCTGGGCGTAAGTTACAAAGGCTTCAATGTGCAATCTACCATTCAGGGAACAGGGATGAAACAAAATTACTTCTCCAATGTGGCCATGGGTTCCGAAGGCGAACGACGCCTGGACTTTCAGTTTCAGAACGACAATTGGTCGCCATCTAATCCGAATGCGACGATGCCAAGACCCGGCAACGCGAGTTTGAACAATAACAATAACTATTCGTCCTCAGACTTCTGGGCCCGCAATACCTATTATGTTCGATTGAAATCTTTAACACTATCCTATGATTTCAAATATTCGATCATGAAGTCACAGCAATGGATGAACAACTTGACCCTTTTTGTCTCGGGTGTAAACTTGTTGGCATTTGGTCCATCAGTCAAATATGGTGATCCCGAATCCAACACTTTTGATGGCTACGCATATCCAATGATGCGAACTTACTCCGCGGGATTTTTATTGGGATTTTAA
- a CDS encoding lipocalin-like domain-containing protein — MKTLVTLILVLCSFAGYSQTAKELIGKWKLVKQTNVDGVVSTPKDTYQVFMEDGKFQGIHNGDSRNGKWKLSEDNKILTVKISIISIKFKVESFDDKKRVISSDKTGTLEYEKVQE; from the coding sequence ATGAAAACACTCGTAACACTTATTTTGGTCCTTTGTTCCTTTGCAGGCTATAGCCAGACCGCCAAAGAACTTATCGGGAAATGGAAATTAGTCAAACAGACAAACGTCGATGGCGTTGTGTCTACACCGAAGGACACTTATCAGGTGTTTATGGAGGATGGAAAATTTCAGGGTATCCACAATGGTGATTCCCGTAATGGAAAATGGAAACTTTCCGAAGACAATAAAATACTTACCGTTAAAATAAGCATCATCTCCATCAAATTTAAGGTAGAATCCTTTGACGACAAGAAACGTGTCATCAGCAGCGATAAAACCGGTACGCTGGAATATGAAAAAGTGCAGGAATAA
- a CDS encoding TlpA family protein disulfide reductase produces MLKKINLVIVLCLVLLSYTFAQGQSLSSGFVSLVIKLKGNTNVKELDLSIPFMSNPFQQDKPLPFTQVNDSTWMASAYSFGPSSVYLRLNGQYLAFLLVPKQVGTLTVAMSNDGNSSLHYQGPFKQVFDNSAKQEKLLMGLFRYPADKKNEKIPFKSANDFMIYQLGKVDEMTKKLIPDSTSGFLREYYAKIVEGFRIPSFLLNYADIYEHNKKAGLDSTQFPLVPKRDISFYKEILSPRYQDTLSLFSAAYAAIQATILQDSLLHLPDITEVGPIAFREQLQQHLAPIFKQDGTLFYEMATASAFVQKMNKGYQLSVQNKYDITHSFTIKDLVEYLLYQDEQNALRKQRSMAKVSMFPFVADKEDVLEELIKPYRGKVVVIDLWATWCGPCIASFSEMEKVKNQYSNRDDVVFVYVTDESSDRKKFQEFTDLLKGDHYYLYKKQFATIIKQFNNAIPSYLVFDKTGNLSDRATAPENQAVVAKSWIEKALNN; encoded by the coding sequence ATGCTCAAAAAAATTAATCTTGTCATCGTACTGTGCCTTGTATTGCTGAGTTATACTTTTGCACAGGGACAATCGCTATCGAGCGGCTTTGTATCTTTGGTTATTAAGCTAAAGGGTAATACGAATGTAAAAGAACTTGACTTGAGCATTCCTTTTATGAGTAATCCTTTCCAGCAGGATAAGCCACTGCCATTTACACAAGTAAATGATTCTACATGGATGGCATCGGCCTATTCCTTTGGCCCTTCGTCGGTTTATTTAAGGCTAAATGGCCAATACCTCGCTTTTTTGCTTGTACCAAAGCAAGTGGGCACATTAACTGTTGCGATGTCGAATGACGGAAACAGCAGCTTGCATTACCAGGGACCATTTAAGCAGGTGTTCGACAATTCGGCGAAGCAGGAGAAATTGCTGATGGGCCTGTTTCGCTATCCCGCGGATAAAAAAAATGAAAAAATACCCTTTAAATCGGCGAATGATTTTATGATATATCAGTTGGGTAAGGTAGACGAAATGACCAAAAAGCTGATTCCAGACTCAACTTCAGGATTTCTGAGGGAATACTATGCCAAAATTGTCGAAGGTTTTCGGATACCAAGTTTTCTTTTAAATTATGCGGATATTTACGAGCACAATAAAAAGGCAGGACTGGATTCTACGCAGTTTCCATTGGTGCCAAAGCGGGATATTTCGTTTTACAAGGAAATCCTTAGCCCCAGATATCAGGATACCCTGAGTCTATTTTCTGCTGCTTATGCTGCCATTCAGGCGACCATCCTGCAGGACTCGCTGTTGCATCTTCCGGATATTACCGAGGTTGGCCCCATAGCTTTCAGAGAGCAGCTGCAACAGCACCTGGCCCCCATTTTTAAACAGGATGGAACGCTGTTTTATGAGATGGCCACAGCCAGTGCTTTTGTCCAAAAAATGAATAAGGGCTATCAATTAAGCGTGCAAAATAAGTACGACATTACACATAGTTTTACCATAAAAGATCTGGTCGAATACCTTCTTTATCAGGACGAGCAAAATGCACTCCGAAAACAAAGGTCCATGGCAAAGGTCTCTATGTTTCCTTTTGTCGCCGATAAGGAAGATGTCCTTGAAGAACTGATCAAGCCCTATCGGGGAAAAGTCGTTGTGATCGATCTTTGGGCGACCTGGTGTGGCCCCTGCATCGCATCTTTTTCAGAAATGGAAAAGGTCAAGAATCAGTATAGCAATCGGGATGATGTCGTATTTGTATATGTGACGGATGAAAGCTCTGATCGCAAAAAATTTCAGGAATTTACAGATCTGCTCAAAGGCGATCACTATTACCTCTATAAAAAACAATTTGCAACAATCATCAAACAGTTTAATAACGCTATCCCAAGTTACCTCGTTTTCGATAAAACAGGTAACTTATCCGACCGTGCCACGGCTCCGGAGAATCAGGCTGTGGTCGCCAAATCCTGGATAGAAAAGGCCCTAAACAACTAA
- a CDS encoding alpha-L-fucosidase, whose protein sequence is MKRKLMFALCVSSFFTPIYAQKQMKSNALVFKNTYAIDAQDSKKDILAKAVHIIPTDKQYEALKDEFIAFIHFGPNTFTRMEWGSGTEDPKIFDLKHLDTDQWCAAMKAAGMKKVIFTAKHHDGFVLWQSRYTKHGIMSTGFQQGQGDILRDLSKSCKKYGLKLGVYLSPADLYQIENEQGLYGNQSVYTERTIPEKVSGRPFKDKRTFHYKVDDYNAYFLNQLFELLTEYGPIHEVWFDGAHPKTKGGQKYNYAAWRDLISNLAPKAVVFGKEDIRWCGNEAGKTRSTEWNVIPFDADPVKMEGFRDLTDEDLGSREKLYSAKFLHYQQAETNTSIREGWFYRDDVYQKVRSADDVFDIYERSVGGNSTFLLNIPPNREGRFSDEDVNVLHAVGERIEVGYKNNLLTGSNLDKSLLDNNDKTNKAFPAETGELIVSFPHPVKLNRLVIQEAVHSSGERIEQHALDIWKDGKWHQVAAATNVGYKRILRFPAQETDRIRLRVLASRATPVLASLGAYYVPTRPPQLDIARDMEGKISIYPAKSEFGWKPHHEDILKNLNNAFEIYYTEDGTMPSAASRKYSGAFESKGKHIKAIAIDMDGAKGAIAQKEMGIPKHGWNLVAASSTLDGKNGREAFDERADSYWQSKATGPVHELVIDLGTAYSIAAFSYTPQRKNAEGMMQSGKLSVSLDGTHWEDAGSFEFGNLINDPSTRTYRLKNVKNARFVKVESTVIAGKSQSLAIAELDFFIP, encoded by the coding sequence ATGAAAAGGAAATTGATGTTTGCGTTATGTGTGAGTAGTTTTTTTACACCTATCTATGCGCAGAAGCAAATGAAATCCAATGCACTGGTTTTTAAGAATACCTACGCTATTGATGCACAGGATAGTAAGAAAGACATTCTTGCCAAGGCAGTCCATATTATACCGACTGACAAGCAGTATGAGGCCTTAAAGGATGAATTCATCGCATTTATACACTTTGGTCCCAATACATTTACCAGAATGGAATGGGGCAGCGGAACAGAAGATCCAAAAATATTCGACCTCAAGCATCTCGATACCGACCAGTGGTGTGCTGCAATGAAAGCTGCCGGGATGAAAAAGGTGATCTTTACGGCCAAACATCACGATGGCTTCGTCCTTTGGCAAAGTCGCTACACAAAACATGGTATTATGTCGACGGGATTTCAGCAGGGACAGGGCGATATTTTAAGAGATCTTTCAAAATCCTGTAAAAAATATGGACTCAAATTGGGAGTTTATCTTTCTCCGGCAGATCTTTATCAGATTGAAAATGAGCAAGGGCTCTATGGGAATCAAAGTGTTTATACAGAGCGTACGATACCGGAAAAGGTGTCGGGGAGGCCCTTTAAAGATAAGCGTACTTTCCACTATAAAGTAGACGATTATAATGCCTATTTTCTGAATCAGCTTTTTGAATTACTGACTGAATATGGCCCGATCCATGAAGTATGGTTTGATGGCGCACATCCAAAAACAAAAGGTGGACAGAAATATAACTACGCAGCCTGGCGGGATTTAATTTCCAATTTGGCGCCGAAAGCGGTCGTTTTTGGTAAGGAGGACATTCGCTGGTGTGGGAATGAGGCTGGCAAGACACGCAGCACTGAGTGGAATGTGATCCCATTTGATGCGGATCCTGTCAAAATGGAAGGTTTCCGTGATCTGACGGATGAGGATCTGGGCAGTAGGGAAAAGTTATATAGCGCAAAATTTCTTCATTATCAGCAGGCCGAAACCAATACATCGATACGGGAAGGCTGGTTTTACCGCGATGATGTGTATCAAAAAGTGCGATCGGCAGACGATGTTTTCGATATTTACGAACGTTCAGTTGGCGGTAATTCCACATTCCTTTTAAATATTCCACCCAATCGGGAGGGGCGTTTCTCCGATGAAGATGTAAATGTGCTTCATGCTGTTGGCGAGCGGATTGAAGTGGGCTATAAAAACAATCTGCTGACCGGAAGTAATCTGGACAAATCCTTGTTGGACAATAATGATAAAACGAATAAAGCATTTCCTGCCGAAACAGGTGAGCTGATCGTTTCTTTTCCACATCCAGTTAAATTGAACCGCTTGGTGATTCAGGAAGCGGTGCACAGCAGTGGTGAACGTATTGAACAGCATGCGCTTGACATCTGGAAAGACGGAAAATGGCATCAGGTTGCAGCTGCTACTAATGTAGGGTACAAACGCATTTTGCGCTTCCCGGCACAAGAAACAGACCGCATTCGATTACGCGTATTGGCAAGTCGTGCAACACCGGTGCTGGCTAGTCTTGGTGCTTACTATGTACCTACACGACCACCGCAATTGGATATCGCTCGGGATATGGAGGGTAAAATCAGCATTTATCCCGCAAAAAGCGAATTTGGCTGGAAACCACATCATGAGGATATTCTCAAAAATCTCAATAACGCTTTTGAAATCTATTACACCGAAGATGGTACAATGCCTTCAGCAGCGTCCCGGAAATACAGCGGTGCATTTGAAAGTAAAGGTAAACACATTAAAGCGATCGCAATCGACATGGATGGCGCAAAAGGGGCCATAGCACAGAAAGAAATGGGAATTCCTAAACACGGCTGGAATCTGGTCGCTGCAAGCAGTACCCTCGATGGAAAAAATGGTCGTGAAGCTTTTGACGAGCGGGCCGATTCATACTGGCAATCGAAAGCCACTGGCCCGGTGCATGAGCTGGTCATCGATCTGGGGACGGCGTATTCAATCGCTGCATTCAGCTACACCCCACAGCGTAAAAATGCGGAAGGCATGATGCAATCAGGTAAACTTTCTGTAAGTCTGGATGGTACGCATTGGGAAGATGCGGGCAGCTTTGAGTTTGGCAATTTAATTAATGATCCCTCGACGCGTACCTATCGCTTAAAAAATGTAAAAAATGCACGTTTTGTCAAGGTAGAATCGACGGTCATTGCCGGGAAGTCGCAGTCACTGGCCATAGCAGAGCTTGATTTTTTTATACCATAA